From one Dermacentor andersoni chromosome 1, qqDerAnde1_hic_scaffold, whole genome shotgun sequence genomic stretch:
- the LOC126548592 gene encoding uncharacterized protein yields MNRLNIQKIHRIFATFVWGSQWERTSRTNLFRSVRAGGLGLAHLFLRQIVSRFTFLRDQSHPFLRTMLQIRLCCYLPEFIVSTSCAGRRGIRGYLREVVSAFSILKVRFSLQYLCEVKKKRLYLIDVMMPEPLYRTMYAIGPGKDVFKRIKRMVVRPSAKTFFFQLHTGTLPVKPWLEEKGLFVPWSTNCLLCRKPESIDHIFLECWDAVFHWDILQRTLKKDLPITPYGIRFLPVQCESGMPYDMFMLLSMHAIWKTRMAVRHADVNARPAREYFIESIAHTRDVYCAGEELQPE; encoded by the coding sequence ATGAATAGGCTAAACATTCAGAAGATACACAGAATCTTTGCCACTTTTGTTTGGGGATCCCAATGGGAACGCACGAGTCGTACAAATCTTTTTCGATCAGTGAGAGCTGGTGGGCTGGGATTGGCCCATTTGTTTTTAAGACAGATTGTGTCGAGATTTACATTTCTACGAGATCAGAGTCATCCATTCCTGCGCACCATGTTACAAATTAGACTATGCTGTTATTTACCTGAATTCATTGTATCGACTTCTTGTGCAGGGCGAAGGGGTATACGTGGTTATCTGCGCGAAGTAGTATCGGCGTTCAGTATATTAAaggttcgtttttctctgcagtACTTGTGCGAAGTTAAGAAAAAACGGCTGTATCTTATCGACGTAATGATGCCAGAACCCTTGTATCGCACCATGTATGCAATCGGGCCCGGAAAAGATGTCTTTAAAAGAATCAAAAGAATGGTAGTACGGCCATCagccaagacatttttttttcagctacatACTGGTACGTTGCCCGTGAAACCATGGCTAGAGGAAAAGGGCCTATTTGTTCCGTGGAGTACTAATTGCCTCTTGTGCCGTAAGCCGGAAAGTATTGATCACATCTTTTTGGAGTGTTGGGATGCCGTATTTCATTGGGACATCCTTCAGCGAACTTTAAAGAAAGACCTCCCTATAACACCATACGGTATTCGTTTTCTGCCGGTTCAGTGTGAAAGTGGCATGCCGTATGATATGTTTATGTTGTTGAGTATGCACGCAATTTGGAAGACGCGTATGGCGGTGAGGCATGCGGATGTAAACGCACGCCCAGCCAGAGAATACTTTATAGAAAGTATAGCTCACACCAGGGATGTATATTGCGCAGGCGAAGAACTGCAGCCGGAATGA